ggtgtgtgtgtgcaggtgtgtgtgtacctgcacTCAGCTCTGGTGCTCCAGGAAGGAAAGCAGCACATATTCTCTGCTCCTCTCCGTCGGAGTCATCCTCAACAGCTGATGAAGAACACAGAGCAttcagcattatatatatatatatatataaaataaagtttgttttacatTCATGATTAATAACTAAATGTGTTCAGAAGTCACCTGATAACAGATCAAAGATGTTAGTCACTATAAtgaagtaataatagtaataaatatttgatcaatatatagtttttatatttttttatattattataaaaactttaACTATAacactaactatatatatatacacacacacacacacacacacacacactatagtcACCTGTAGCAGTGAATATAAACAcaatacaaatgcacacaataaatgaacagttgaaaaaaaaaaaatcacaataataataataataatgtttgtccTTGTGGATGTTTCGGTCACGTTCACTATGAACCGCTGTTACACAGAAAACAGCCGCATGAAGATTCTTCCGGAAGATCCTTGTGTATAATGAGAGCCAGCATGACGAgggtcagtgagtgtgtgtgtgtgtgtgtgtgtggcgagcTCGTGCCTGGATGCTGATGTTGTGTGTGCTGACGGGAAACACTCCAGCTCATCATCGCTGCAGCATCCGGAGCAGCGGCACACAGCCAGGACTGAAGATGTGCTCCACTCCTCCGGGATACTCCTGCTCCACCTGCACCATCCACTCCAGAGAACGACACTGACTGCCCACGCCTCGGGGAACAgcagcactgaacacacacacacacacctcagactCTTATCATTAACAACTGATGAAAGAAATCATGAGGCTCATCAGGTCAAGAAATGATCGATAAAATAATTATCGATCATAATCGATTTAATAACTGTGTAAAGTCCATCAATTCATTTGGATTAAGGGTATACAAtttgatataatataaaataatcttaCCTCTTGAATGGGAATTGGCCAGAATggtaaaaaccttttaaaaagaaACGGGTCATTAATAATACAACACCTTTATTTGTTTAGCACATTTCTTACAAGAAATTCAACTCAAACCgctttttaataaaaactaaaaaactactttttacaaaacttatatataaaacaagaaattcaagttttaaaagcaaaataaaagctGTATGTTCACTTGTCAAACCAGTcaaatgctcaagaaacatttctgattattatcagttttgaacacagttatatttttgtggaaaccatgatacacaaCCATTCAAGCATTTGGAGTctgtaagaaattaatacttttattcatcagtgATACATTAAGctgatttaaagtgacagtaaagtcatttataatgttccaaaatatttatatttcaaatatatgctttacatttgaattttctattcctctgtgaatcctgaaaaaacaaatatattgttttaGTCTAACAGAGTGTCTCACTGCTTCATAAGACACTTCCACTCGGTTCCTGTGTATCTTCACACGGCTGTTAAACTGGGTCTGACACACAGCATCACACGATTGAGTTTGTGCACTGAACCGAGCCTGACAGATAAGACATAACCAGTGTCATACACAGAAGGTGCTGAAGTGGCaatttatttttggaccaaaatgtatttgatgcttcaaattctaactgactcTGGTATCACACGGACTGCTTTGGAAGACATTTGTTACTCTTGACATTACGTACACTTTCAAAATGGAGGGACAGACAGCTCtgactaaaatatcttaaactgttctgAATAGGAgcaggtcttacaggtttgaggGGGAGTCACTAATgacaaaattcatttttttgtgtgaactaatggTTTAAAGTACAATCACCAGGGCAAAAAGAccaagggaattttgatttccCAGTTCGTTACCCCTTTAATACAGTTTGGGGACTCACAAGAGGCATAGACTGTGCATAGCAATACCAGTTGATTGGTCTTTGAGGTTGTCACATGAAAACAAAGCTCTGGGTCACCCTCCAACATTATGGGGTGTGATGACAAATTATTGAAACCGTTATTTTGGGCTtcacactttattaaaaaaaaaaaaaaaatttacatgatCAGAATAACTGCTCCACTAGAAACCACCGTCTGCTCACTAGAGATGGTCTTCACATGAGTGTCCCTTCCTGCAAGAGAAATGTTAGAAGTGAGAAGGGAAATAGTGACAGATTCTCAGTTCCTCTAGTCAAGAGAGAGCAAGAACTCACTCGTCCTGCCGCAGCTTTGCTCACAGGAGCCAGAAGACGGATGGCACACCGCTGTACTAcagtggatgaagatctgacagggaGGAAAGAGGGTCAAGTCAAATCTAGAAACAGGAGTAACACTAAAGGTTAAAGTAAAGCGGCATACAGTTTCCTGCAGAGGAGCCAGTGATGTGGGATCCACAAACGTGAACATCTTCACAATGaagcgcttgtagtgggttgggaactgaagaccagaaGAGCCAGTCACTGGAACCAATGTGGTCAGGTAACGGTCatcctggtaagggcatctgaaaGGGACAAGGAGGTTAGAAAAGCCACAGACTAACTGGATAAACATGGTCATTACTCACCCATCAAccagaaggtcccactggggtAGACTGAGTGGATTGGGGGCGGAAGTTGCCCAGCAGTGTCccagcatcaggacaatgttggggtcagtcctctccacaatgtgcacctcaacatacacaggctcccgcaggacttttgtgatgggataatcagcatcactgtagtaggacgtgtaggcctcatcccctgaggaacaccagGGATTAAACACTGCTGCAACCTGGAGTCTAAAGATACTAGGAACACATGGGACAAGAACACACCTTCTGCACACCCTTTGGTGACACACTGACCATTGGCCAGTCTAAGCTCCACCCTGAGGGGTCCAGGGgcagctactggtggaggtggaggaacagtgttgacctccacaaccagagcttccacagaagtGCCAGAGTACCTACACTGGAAGAGAAGCCTGGACAAACCATGAGCTTGTAGCATTTGTTACAGACCACCAAATAAGACCAGCATAGAGCACCTACTCAAAGTGACTGTCCCTTGTGATTGAACCAAGtggtccaatccccacttcatacgaGGAGGTCATTCTGTTCTCATACACCACATAACCACTGTCCTCCTGCAAATAGCAACACTGTTGGCATCCAGTCCATCATAGgccatgcagaataaaaccatAAGCATCTCCTCACCATCACTCTTGTGCCACATGCAgtcacagggaactggtataCAGCAAAGGAAGGTGTGGACCCCACAGGACTGCAAGCTGGGTCACTTCCTCCCAGTAAACTGACtgaatccagactcagtcgaggcagtGTAACATCTCTAGccaccactaccacaaactgaccatctcttATACACTGGACAGTCACTGGAACAGAGAGGAACAAGAGCAGGTTCATGTTGAGGATCAGTTTAACTGAGAGTATAACCCTGACTCACTCTTACCGGTCTTCCCATAGTAACACTGCTGTCCACtaaagcagcagttgatagctTCACATTCAGCACTACTGATACCAGGTTGTccacattggatctgctcagaatcagctacagAACATCTGTCCAAAGGCTCAGCCTTCGCTACTTGCTTCTGAAACTGAATCTTCTGAGGAAGCTGCTGATTAGTCTGTTGAACTGACTGCTGAAGCCGCTGGTCAGTTTGCTGGAGCATCAGAGCTGGAGGATTCTGGGACAGTTTACTCCACTTATCCTTCTTTGGAAAAGCATGACAGAGAGCACACAGTGCTAATACCTGAACCAGCCACCAACTTCCAGCCATTGTCCAACAGCTAACCACACTATTGAGATACTGCACTTTGGTCTTTTTGTACTCTTGTAGCTCAGCTAATTAGCAATAGTCCCTCCCACTTCATTAGCAATCATGATTCTCCAGGCAAGTGTGAGCTCATGCAACTGGGCGATTCTCATTGGTTCTTGACCCGTTTCACACTGGAATCGTTTGTACAGCGTCAAAGCAGCAGCCCCAAAGATTCATATTTCTTTGAAAAGACAGTTATAAAATATCATCCTGAATTCACAAATTCTttattattgcataataaaaacTCTCCTACAGTCCAGTCAGTCACCATCAGTcgcaaccatagacagtaaaagaaatggacacagcgaccccattggaactcaattgagacaattgaagcccatttttagcgttttttagcacttccgttttctgacgcgcagactcaaacgaagcgtgacaacgtcagcaacctgtctgacagatgtaaatcttctagtagctgtgtgtgcaaactgcaatcgttaatcttgcagagacggcgagcttgagcggggagttctttgtcgtgagtgagcaggagtaagtattctgattaattattttgtatagtattttaaaatgtaacgccagtacgccatattaagttagcctgttaaatgtcactgtcccgtatacgggacgcctaaatttacttcaatatattacaattatatcctaatctaatcatgacaaactatatatcgttggaaaggtcttagactcctaaatagatatttgaccacgatttgttgttaaaaatgatgaaggaacagtaaaagattaatttataaaaagagtgcacctcaaaacatatacatcatcagttctgacctttgtcacaaaaaatctactccgcttcctttttccctatcacatgttttagtaatcataaaaaattatatatcatttgaaagcttaaatactccaaattcatcctatgaaaaccattttgaaatcggacactgcgttaccatggaaatcatactttaaaatcttttagcattttcctcccccttagtgggaggggtcatattccttatatattacggtcttttagaatcaaaacttttcataatcttgacaaaatacatatcgttggaaaggtctcagtctcaagattccatatttgcTGGTTATTTTCTCATAGACataatattgagagagaaattgatacatttgtgacagaaaaatgcatccaaaaaattcaatggagtttcaatggcccccggtggctttttgtggtataacgcctaaacaaaattgcatatgaacctacattttttttatatcaacttcaaatttggaacacaacttatttagacatatggctttaattttatagcattttataaaatatttattttatataaaatataataaaaataaaataataaatgtatttacagtaaatgtaaactactaaaacttttttatgctttcattttttaaaatgatttcacttctgcaataatctgcagattgtcttctttaaaaagagaccaacctttggtctgtattcaaaagcgtttatgaattgtaacaatttaagtgtgaatagtGTACTTTCACGTCTATGTTTCAAAaatgggggtgacagttaaaaggttaattgcctgcgagcttctcctcctgtctgtacggtaatgcgacagagagccgagtggttatgacacaatcgttagcttattttttacaaaaactgtttatacggggccataatgtaacatagaaggtaatggagccctttatacattgtcgtgtatcttaagaaataaataatggacaaacggagtct
The Carassius auratus strain Wakin unplaced genomic scaffold, ASM336829v1 scaf_tig00035497, whole genome shotgun sequence DNA segment above includes these coding regions:
- the LOC113081999 gene encoding zona pellucida sperm-binding protein 4-like; amino-acid sequence: MAGSWWLVQVLALCALCHAFPKKDKWSKLSQNPPALMLQQTDQRLQQSVQQTNQQLPQKIQFQKQVAKAEPLDRCSVADSEQIQCGQPGISSAECEAINCCFSGQQCYYGKTVTVQCIRDGQFVVVVARDVTLPRLSLDSVSLLGGSDPACSPVGSTPSFAVYQFPVTACGTRVMEDSGYVVYENRMTSSYEVGIGPLGSITRDSHFELLFQCRYSGTSVEALVVEVNTVPPPPPVAAPGPLRVELRLANGQCVTKGCAEGDEAYTSYYSDADYPITKVLREPVYVEVHIVERTDPNIVLMLGHCWATSAPNPLSLPQWDLLVDGCPYQDDRYLTTLVPVTGSSGLQFPTHYKRFIVKMFTFVDPTSLAPLQETIFIHCSTAVCHPSSGSCEQSCGRTRRDTHVKTISSEQTVVSSGAVILIM